A window of Dermacentor andersoni chromosome 4, qqDerAnde1_hic_scaffold, whole genome shotgun sequence genomic DNA:
GAGTTTCCGTGACCTTCTCTTCATTTGGCGCTGAGCTTCCTTCCACGTTGGCACCATTTTCCAGAAGCATCTGGAGCGTGGAAAATTTAGGATTCAAAGCGCAGGACATTAGCTGCGGGAGAAATCAAAATACGTAATGGACTAACAAAAAATCAGTAATTACGTTCTTCATCAATTcctttgcggcacatattgcaatttatgaattgtagccagtgGGTTCGTAAGGTGTGTACACTGGGAAGGAATTTATAGATATTAgttcccaaagtgtgcgacaaTATTCATGGGCATTCTGGTTACATTTGCGCTTCAATGAGTAAAACGGGGGTTAGATGAATTAGATGAAACCCTTCTTTTTGTTCACTTCTTCTCCTCCCCGCCACTCTTTTTATTCGTTTTTCGAAGACTTACTTGACTTAACGCAAGCAAGCGGCAGGTTccgttatttctttatttacccAAGCATAACGATAGCAAAGCTTCCCTGACcggaaagaaagaagacgacgaggttaGCGCGAGTAATGGGCCGAGAGTTCTTTTGAGGCAATAACAACAGCAAGAACAGCTGGACGCCATGGCCTGGCTCTCCGGCAAGAAAGGTGACAAGTCGGTTCGTGTCCCGCAACCTGCGCAGCAGGTGGACCGTCGCCGCACCGAGGACATCTGGCTGGAGCTGCGGAGAGCCTTCGACGAGATACAGGAGAAGCAGGAAACCGTACAGCGTTTCGACATGCTGTACAGGGACGTGTATGCCATGGTGATGCGGAACGAAGGGGCGCGCCTCTACCGCGGTCTGCGCGACGCCGTGACAGAGCACCTGACCAACAAAGTACGCGCCCTCGTGTTGGCTAAAGTTGGGGAGGACTTCTTGCAGACACTAAATCAGGCCTGGAAGGACCACCAGACGAGCATGACAATGATTAGAGACATCGTGACGTACCTCGAAGGCCCGTACGTTCGTCAGAGCAACGTTGACAACGTGCACACACTGGGCGTGTTGCTCTTCCGGGATGAGATAGCGCGCAGCGATCACGTACGGGACTGCCTTCGCGAAACCCTGCTTGGCTTGGTGAAGAGAGATCGCGAAGGCAAGCAAGTCGACAAGCTTTCCATGAAGGAGGCGTGCGAAATGCTCGCAATCCTAGGACTCGATTCAAGGTCCGTGTACGAGGAAGATTTCGAGCTGCCTTTCCTGGCAGAGTCGGCGCAGTTCTACGCGTTAAGGGGCCGTCATTATATCGAAACGATGGACACTCTAGAGTACATCGCCAAAGTCGAGCAGCATATCAAGGAAGAGTCAGAGCGGGCGAGGCAGTGCCTGTGCGAGTCAACCGTGGCTCCCGTGGTGCTAGTCGTGAAAGAGGAGCTCATCGGGAAGCATATGAAGGCCATCCTGGAGATGGATGACTCTGGCGTTGTGCATATGCTCAGGAACCGAATGACGGAGGACCTGGCCCATATATTTCGCCTCCTAAAGTACGTACCGAACGGTCTCAAGACATTGCTTGACTATGTCAGCAAGTACCTGCGCGACCTAGGAAGATCAATCGTGAACGAGGAAGTGAACTCCGTGGGCATGGTACAGAAAATAATGGAGCTGAAAGATCGCTTTGACCACTTTCTACAGCACTCCTTCAACGATGAGCTACTGGTCAAGCAAAAGATCACCACCGACTTTGAGTACATACTCAGCCTGACCCGCAAGACACCCGAGCACCTCTCTGCGTTTGTAGACGACACGTTACGAAGGGGAATTAAGGGCATGACAAAGCAGGAGATTGACCAGTCGCTGGACAAGTCTATCGCAATATTTCGGTTCTTGCAGGAGAAAGACCTTTTCGATCGCTACTACAAGCAGCATCTCGCCAAGCGGCTGCTGCTCAACAAAAGCATCTCAATGGACGCAGAGAGAAGTATGGTCGCTAAACTTGCGAACGAGTGTGGCTGCATGTTCACCTCCAAGATGGAAGCCATGTTCAAGGACATGAATATCTCCAACAACATGATGCTGGATTTCAAGGCAGCAATATCGTCTTGCAGAACGGACTTGAATGGAGTCGACCTGAACGTGCGTGTGCTCACGACGGGCTTCTGGCCACTGCCTGTCGCCACGCAGCAAAGCAACATTCCCCCCGGCCCGCGCAGCGCTTTCGAGACGTTCCGGCGGTTCTACCTGGCAAGGCATGACGGCCGGCGTCTGACCCTGCAGCCACAGCTGGGCTGGGCAGACATGAGCGCCGTGTTCTACGGGCCATGCAACAACGAGCCGTGTTCGTCGCAAGCGTCAGACAAGCTCCAGCCGCGCACCTACACAATCCAGGTGACGACGTACCAGATGTGCGTGCTGATGCTGTTCAACAGCCGCGACAAGATATCGTACGAGGACATCGCCTCCGAGACGGACATCCCCGAAACAAACCTCGTTCGCGCCCTGCATTCGCTGAGCGCGGCAGACGCCTCCATGCCAGTGCTTACCAAGACGCCCAACACGAAGGAAGTTGACAAGGACCACGTTTTCGCCGTCAATGAAGCCTTCACGTCCGGTTTGCGGAAGGTCAAAATTCAGCCGACGTCGAGTCAGAAAAATTCCGCGCCAAAGATCGATGGTAACGCGGGCAACGTGGGTAACGTGGATGAAGAGCGAAGGTACGAACTAGAAGCGGCCATCGTGAGGATAATGAAGGCACGCAGAACACTGTCGCACGACGACCTTCTCGTCGAAGTGACGAACGTGCTTAAATCCAGGTACACTCCCAGTCCCGCTGCGTTCAAGACGAGAGTCGATGCCCTTATAGAAAGAGAGTATCTTGAGAGGGCTACCGAGGACCCAGGTGTGTACATCTATATGCCATAAAGAAACGGCAATTGCATGCGCTTTGGTTTGCTGCAGCTCAACAGGAACTACTCATACCACGAATAGAGAGCAAGGTGCGGCTCCAGCCCTTCTATCATGTCTTGGCAAGGAAATCCTTCGCTTCCTGGAAAACAAAATTTTGATTGAAGAAAAGAAGTATTTTCGAAAACGAGACTCACTTCTCGATGATATTCTGTTTTCGTTAGCCGTATACCAATAACTAGAAGTCGTCCTACCTGCCCATCGACTTTTCTCGTACGGCTTAACGCAGTAGATAGCGTTGTCGTACCAAATTTTGCTCTACATTTAGGCGACCATGCTGCATATGGACATGATTCCGTAGCTGTTTATACTCTTCCGAATCGTGGCCTAAGTAACGGTGCGCTTGCTATCGTCATCGTTAACTCGGCCTAGTAGAGTCTTTCGTTTATGGTGAAATTAGATCTCGTCCTCGCACTCCCGGCATAAAGAATATTACACACGAAGAAATAACAGCGAGTACTCGCCAAAAgatcaattttactgcgacatTTAAATTCAGTCGATCGAAAAATGAGGCAGGACGATGCAAATACTCAATTACCTAACAGATCAAAGCGAGAAGAGTCAGACTGCGCTTGCACTCGTCCCATCCGCGCTCCAGCACAATTTTCTGGCAGTGTTATTTTGCTGGTTTCATAGCCTTTCAATGAGCGAAGAGGAAGACGTTGAAAGGATATTTTTTATTACTATTGTTGAGACGTTTGTCCTGTGGCATAAAAACCTGTGAAGAATGCATGTTATACGTACATGTATTATTTGTTGTGTTTAATGAAGTCCAACAGGAACCTATGATGCGTACTATAGATCTACAGATAATGGTAGTCACGTGAGCGGCATGGGTGTAGCCCCACATTTGACAGCTAGTGATGAGCGCAGACCGGGGTGACTACAAAAGATGTGCGGTAGATCTGCGAGGGCAGACGAGCGAGGGACTCAGCTCAGGCCCAGCTCTGATGCCGTCTATTCAAGCACATGTAAAACGCGGAAATGCTTTCCTGAGATAAACCTCGGGTATGATTTTAgagaaatgtgttgcatttgagagcagGTCAAATTCTAGTAATTCTAGTGCCGGATTCTGCGTATATTAAGAGAGTCTGTGAGCGCGAAGCACGTAACTGCTATAAAATATTGTGAGCTTGGCATGAGAATACGACTCAACCACGAAGTACTCTAAAAGAAGTGGCGTTGTGCTCTCATAAATAATCCGCGCCGAATTCGTTGAAAATCGACGGACCACCCGTGTTTCTCATGGCGCCAGAACAAACTCCAATTTTTTCTAGCAATTTCGTTATGAAGTCCTACATAAGTTTATTCCATAATAAGTTGTATTCCGCTTTAGAAATAAATTTCTCCTCTATGGCCTTACGTTGTCGCCGTGATGGCACAATTGTGCACGAGGCAGTATTAATCTTGCTTTGAGGGGAAAGAAGTTGAATATACAGCCCACAAAAGgttcataccccccccccccctggtagGTGCATGCCAAAAtttgaaggaagaagaagaagaaggttaAAAGACAAAAACCAAACTTAATAGACGTTGGAAGGATTTGCGTTCCACTCGAACCATCAGACGTGGCCTGGTGcctgagctcccgaacactggttctggtcaagtagctggcggttttcttttaatctgtgtGTTTTACGTAATTGGTTTTGATCTTTTGTTTAATATCTGACAAGCTTCCAGAGTAATTTCCTATTTCTGCgcaatgtcactctcatcacCAGGCCAGGAGGTTTCCTCCTGatcggcttctgttcctaactctgatttgccggtagagcttttcttacgcagtgggacgagcagcgtacctgtggctttggttccgagtgatggcggggtgattcgcatgaagaatcccaaagcaattcaaGCCGAACTCtggatggcctcggccaattttcgacaaatcaccgaggttcgacagtttggcCCAGGGGACAcgctttgctgctcgtcagaccaggcttaTGTTCAAGATTTGCTGAAGTGCGGTGTTTTTGCGACAaatccggtgagcagtttcattcctcatcgccttgcatgtaccaaaggcctagtccgcggtgtcgacataagtctatgtccggcagcaatcttggaaatgttttcagcggcaaGCGTGATTTCTGtatatcgttgcagccgtgtcgttgataataagcgcatgcccactgaaacagtcatagctactttcgctggaatgaaccgcccatcggaaatcaaggcatggccacttatACACCGAGTTGAGCCTATAtcacctcgcgtccttcagtgcctaaagtgctggcggtttgGGCACTCGATAAAAGGCTGCAGGTcaaacacacgatgccgaatttgtggagaaggccatcattcaaatgactgtacttcccgaaatgagtcctgctgcctttgctgTAGTCCCCACCCCGCAAAtgaacctaattgccctgcaagggcaaaagaaatgcaaatcctcgaaataattgacagacgtcgatgctctcgtcgtgaggccattggagaaattcagagcagatctTAAGGGTgtgctggtataacggcccgtcaaacattgtctatggagaactcaatctctgaggcggtggcagcttccgtagaaaaggcattggagaaagcaatggagcgcatcatgacaaatctcaccgactcccttgctcaggtgctgtcctcacaacTAACTCCGTGGCTTCATCTAACTAATAAACCCAATATTGAGGATCCAGTGTCGGGTCTACCACGGACTCCACCTATTGAAATATCGACCGCGCAGTCATTCACAAATAACAATTCACCAAAGCCATCAACTCCTGAGAAAGTCGACCAAATCTGTCTCTCCGACAGAGATGGGGTGAAAActcaagatgtagatatggatccccgatctcttaaacaaacaaggtcaccgacagagaaaaaatCTAGCTCTCCCAACAACTCCAAAGCAAAAAAGTACGTTAGAGAGGCTccgactaagaaggacttcttaaaagagaacgttttagaccaagcagtctctgctgctcggGTTTATTCACTATAGGAACTTttacagtaattcagtggaactgtcgttccatactttcggccgcaacagatttattatatcttatttctacatactctccagatattattattttacaggaaacttggcttgctgctggtcaatcttttcatctaaaaaatttccgatgttttcgattggatcgcccatcccgaggcggtggtttagtgttgtttgtctcatcaaaaatctgccatagagctactatagcataccagataatgtccccagactgtgaaatcttagcactggatataatactacctggttgcacacctttttctatagttaacacgtacttccccgaTGGAGTACAAGATACCCGTTATCTAGATACCTCTATTGCTCGCAGTCAGAGGAACATCATactagtgggagattttaattctcatcatgtatcgtggggtttccgaacggactcTTGTGGCAAAagcttgtgggattgggtcttaatgaatcatttctcctgcttaaattcgagagcacatactttcgtgcgtggtcagtcgcgatctgctctagatcttacgtttgctaccccGAGAATGACTGTCACCTCTTGGAAGATTGTAgattccggaactaacagtgatcaccttcctataatttttgaactgcttactccGTTAACTAGTTTAAATAACAATATGCGTACTTTTGTTAACTACGAAAAATATTAAAATGCTTTAAAATAAGCTTTACAAGCCCAGCAGGGCACGGAGAtggatattaaagcaatgagctTATGTTCAATACTAAAACAGTAATCAAAAAAAGCTAAATTTGCTGTGAAATCTTATAAGgatggatcatattgtccctggtggaattctgagtgcgaacgagattttggacgtagaaaagctgcatggaaaaagcttttatacaaccagtgtcctgttaattgggctgattatacatatgtagctaccacatttaaacgaacagtctcaaaagcgaAGGAGGATTACGATTCcaggcactacacatacctttcgaagtctagCAATAAGAAAGCCCTGTTTCAATTTCTTCGATTTCGCAAAGCTATACCGGCCCCTGTGAACATCGaatctgtcgttctatcaacaaaagaattatcagaatcacttgagaaaattgctcaaggacttgcgcgacgtCTCACACATCAATTGCTGATAGGAttaaagaaacctcccttggtaGACGACTTTGTaacagtaacagcgacagagcttgacGGCATTATTAATTCTTTGCCggcgtcagcccccggtccagatgaaattacaacaggaatgctaaaagttttatttgattatgcaCCTCAGGACctactaaacataataaatttctctctcaagaattcaagggttccaagagagtggagagtagctaaaatgatcccactattaaagaaaaaatcatgcGGACTTCACTTAGAAAACataagaccaatttctcttacctcaaatgtggtcaaattaatagaaagggttcttcacggccgtataacaaattttatgcaggattATAGCCTTCTCAGTCCGtgtcagattggatttcgtccggGCCACTCTATATGATGCGCTCATgcagatttagagagccgcattaaactcgctcgccgcaaacgagagtacgcagctttggtgacgctagatttagcaaaagcatacgactctgtagaaaattgcattctattcgataagcttcactctatgaatttcccaaaatatataaccacTTGGATCTGTGAATTTATAAGGGATAGataattttattgttaccaacagggtatttcgacgtctaaacacaagtagacaagaggtgtaccacagggttccgttctttcccctatattatttaacatcttgctaagcaccattcctttgtctccggaagtacatgtatacgtttatgcggacgatatcgcatttttttccTCCGCAAGCAATATACATTctctacaacagtcgttgcaaaattacttagaaatgctggagacatggctagggAGATTAAGTATgtcattaaatattagcaaaagtgcggtcttagtcttcccattaactgcacaagtgcatatatctttgcaataccgacaggaaattattcctcaagttgacgaagtcaggtaccttggtgttatttacgatggcCAACTCACcaggcgcagtcacattgaacatattaaaacaaaggcagaacgagccgtagctatgcttcTCCGGCTCAGCCACCaccgctctggactacgcagggataccttactgattatttataaaatgtatgttcggcccatattagaatttggctgcgtaatattttccggtggccccgcctacaaaattaaacctctcatacttttagaaagagaaactctacggtcatgcctcagtcttcctagatttgttgccaacgctgttttatatcaggaaggccatatacccaccctagattgcagattccgcatgcttacgggtCAGACATATTTAAAGATGTATGAGTTTTCAAAAAGGCGTACGCAAGatgcttttatcactgaaccatctgagttctttcaggtatcgtggtcaagattccacagtcctcagatattatttgtgcaagcgcagttacaacaattggatgtgtccatacgccaagtttgtcaTTCAAATAATGACTTAACAGACCtgaaaattgagttcgaggacaaatTTCCGAATCATACTAAActgttaccaaggcgagatttaatgAATATCTTACACGACCACCTATACCAGCTAACCACTGAAAATGTAATAGCCACTGACGCTtttgtgtgcaatgagaaggcgggagtggggatcttctctgaatctctacaATGGTCTTACTCGCTTCGCCTTCCcgatttcacacctatatttcaagcagaattattagcgattatattagcgttacgaAAACTTCCCCAAAACGCCCCATTAGCTGTTactgtgaccgactcgctatctgtatgtgcagcactgactgcatctttagatacaagaattcaaagaacctttcgttcgatggtacctccgtacttacggaaagtatgtttgctttgggtaccgggacatcatgggttacacttgaatgaaatgcccgattcactcgcacgagcatccctcaacggcctaatcatatctgttttgccgacatcagcttatgtcaccgcggctaggtacagaaatttcgctatatctcaaaactctgcaacatccatactaacaccgtcttctgatttccaccatcttggcttcccatggaataataattggtgtccttcaagacaattggaggtttcttttacaaaattgagatgccgtatacctcctctaaatttttacttacacaggtctggtctcgctatgtaccctctatgttctttttgcagtgcacctgaaactatcgaacattattttctctcctgccgccgctttataagacaaagaaaattattagtacactcattcactaaacttgggctatcgctaacctcaccaaccGTTCTTTCgtttggtgcgacctcactgggatccagccacagggatgcttttcttgccatttacaattttattagagatacaaaaagagtacctgGCTGACTTTtcaaaattatcaatattttctattatttcgtttatttacgttaacttactTTATCAAAATTCTTCACAATGTTTTCATcacacgtctaaattacagttctagtctcacgctccacaatttaaatccagtttggctttacttctcagcatacgaaaaaccgcctgcttcttggccaatcccccatagtgggtatgcgccactgtctgggacacaagacaagacaagacataCGCGTATGCCGTACTTAATTAATAAATTGAGTGACTAGTCCACCGCTTGTAAATTCTACTGTTAGCGACAGCTCGTGCACTACGATGCatggagtcccccccccccttactcctCGTAATAATACCTACACTATCTCTGTCACGGCTTAGTGATTCGGTCCAAGCTGCTATTCttccacattcttttttttaagatGTACTCGTACATAGCTATCTTATTGAACGCAAGCTTGCCGCAGCttccattttcttcttcttttttttttgcgcaagcaTAAAATAAATCAACGTCATCGACAGCAACGGTTTCCTGGtcgaggagaaagaagacgacaagGTTAGTGCGAGAAGTTAGCCCAGAAGACAGTTGGACGCCATGGCTTGGCTCTCCACCAGGAAAAATGCCAAAGTCATGCGTGCTCCCAAACCTGCGCAGCAGATGGAAGATTGCCGCACCCAGAACCTTTGGCTGGAGCTACGCAGAGCCTTCAGCGAGATACAGGAGAAGCGAAGCACCCGCCTGCGCTTCGAGAAACTGTACCAAAACGCATACGCCACGGTGATGCGAAACGAAGGGACGCTCCTTTACCACGTACTGCGCGAAGCCATGACGGAGCACCTGATCAACAAAGTACGCGCCCTAGTCTTGGCTAAATTTGAGGAGGACTTCCTGCAGACCCTGATTCGGGCCTGGAAGGACCACCAGACAAGCATGGCAATGATTGGCGACATCGTGATGTGCATGGATCGCATTTACGTGCCTCACAACAGCGTTGACAGCGTGCACAAAGTGGGTGTGTTGCTCTTCCGAGATGAGGTGGCGCGCAACGCTGACGTACGGGACCACGTCCGCAGGAGCCTGCTCGGCTTGGTGAAGTCAGAACGCGAAGGTAAGCCAGTCGACAGGCTTTCCATGAAGGACGCGTGCGAAATGCTCGCAAGCTTGGAACTCGATTTCACGCCCGTCTACAATAGAAGACTGCGTTCCCTATTCTCAGGTGTGCCAATGGAGTGCGAGAGGACGACCTCTCGCATTTAAAGTTGCCATTCTCAGTGAACCGCGACAATGGTGACGCAGCATGGGAAACTAGCTGCTTCACTCAAAGGACTATAAACTCATCCTCCGTAAGAGGCAGCCAGAACAGTCAAACGAAAGACTGCGCACTCCAACAATCGCACTTGCTGGTTTCTACATAATGTTTTTGTGCCGGCCTTGAGTACGGGAAGGCGTTACAACTTAAATTTGGTAACAGCGACAATTTTTTTATGACATCGCACTAGTCCTTAAGCTCTACTTAAATATTGCAAATACTTAAGCTGTCATTGCGGCTAGGTGTGGTGTACAAGCTTCACTGCAAAACTCTCGATGAAAATCGCGACGTTTTATCGATACATTTCTGGAGCGGGCGTTATCAAACACTTCCAAAGTTACCTTAACTTGCTTTGGAGCACTATTTGGAAATTAATAGTGCGTTTTATGACTATTCCGCCTATAAAGATCAAGCTAGGAAGAAACGAACTGTGTCTTGAGAGGAAAACTCTTGCGAAATACTAAATCGCAAGCGGCGCCAATAAAACCGCTATATGGCATGGCGCAAAAAACGTTATTTGATATAGAGGGTAAAGGGAATGGAAGGCCAGATTAGACTTtccttgttcttatttttttttttttagtaatataGACCCCGGGCCAATATTACTGCCGCCTTGTGTTCCACAGCCCAGGCCGCATCGCTTGCTTTCACAGCCTAGTGATCTAGTCGTCACTCATTCATTCATAGAATGCGTGTTCCTCGGCCATTGCTACGTAGGCATAATGTTATTTATGTACGGAAGAATGCTATATTGAACAACAATTAAATTATTAGTTCAATTAGCATTGTTACGGTACTTTATGTACTTTCcggggtctgtctgtctgtctgtctgtctgtctgtctgtctgtctgtctgtctgtctgtctgtctgtctgtctgtctgtctgtctgtctgtctgtctgtctgtctgtctgtctgtctgtgtttgctttttctttctttccttcttcatttctttctttgtttttggaaAAGCGGAAATTTCAGAGGTGATACAAAGCGCATGCGTTGTTACTGGAATGCACTGACTAATGCTACTGCTCTAACTTGCGAAAGCACAAGCAGCATTGATGGCAGCAATTCTCCCGATGTATGCCCATTAACTGCGGCGAACGCTGCAGGTCAGCGAGCTTTAGCGGCAATATGGAGTCTTAAGGAGCCTTCTGTCATTGCTTTGAAAAGCCCGCGAAACCgatgaaatatttatttcttttctttgaatGAACTTCAGTGTGCTCGTGTTTGGCGAGGAAACGCGTTTTTCATGTGCTATGCACTTATTCCAGCACCTGCTGAATCCTGAATTAGGAAGCGGGCCGCCGAAAATCTACTCGCGGGCTGCACATATGCGGTCAACGGTCCGTATGTCGTGCAGCACCGCTTTAGAGAGACGCCAGGTGCAACAAGTGCGTTGGTGCATGGCTCTGCAATGGGTTGGTTCATGTGTTCTAAGCTATACCTCTCAGAGTCGGACGGAGTCTCGGAAGCTATAGCATAAACCAATGCCATCGGGACAGCGGGGCGACGTCCGTGAAGTCGGGACGTCTGGGACGCCGGGTCACCTTATTCGCGAAAGCAAGGTTCCTCTTGCGTGGCGAGAGTGTTTTACTCGCTAGATGTTCGGCATC
This region includes:
- the LOC126536820 gene encoding cullin-3-like produces the protein MAWLSGKKGDKSVRVPQPAQQVDRRRTEDIWLELRRAFDEIQEKQETVQRFDMLYRDVYAMVMRNEGARLYRGLRDAVTEHLTNKVRALVLAKVGEDFLQTLNQAWKDHQTSMTMIRDIVTYLEGPYVRQSNVDNVHTLGVLLFRDEIARSDHVRDCLRETLLGLVKRDREGKQVDKLSMKEACEMLAILGLDSRSVYEEDFELPFLAESAQFYALRGRHYIETMDTLEYIAKVEQHIKEESERARQCLCESTVAPVVLVVKEELIGKHMKAILEMDDSGVVHMLRNRMTEDLAHIFRLLKYVPNGLKTLLDYVSKYLRDLGRSIVNEEVNSVGMVQKIMELKDRFDHFLQHSFNDELLVKQKITTDFEYILSLTRKTPEHLSAFVDDTLRRGIKGMTKQEIDQSLDKSIAIFRFLQEKDLFDRYYKQHLAKRLLLNKSISMDAERSMVAKLANECGCMFTSKMEAMFKDMNISNNMMLDFKAAISSCRTDLNGVDLNVRVLTTGFWPLPVATQQSNIPPGPRSAFETFRRFYLARHDGRRLTLQPQLGWADMSAVFYGPCNNEPCSSQASDKLQPRTYTIQVTTYQMCVLMLFNSRDKISYEDIASETDIPETNLVRALHSLSAADASMPVLTKTPNTKEVDKDHVFAVNEAFTSGLRKVKIQPTSSQKNSAPKIDGNAGNVGNVDEERRYELEAAIVRIMKARRTLSHDDLLVEVTNVLKSRYTPSPAAFKTRVDALIEREYLERATEDPGVYIYMP